A single window of Alosa alosa isolate M-15738 ecotype Scorff River chromosome 11, AALO_Geno_1.1, whole genome shotgun sequence DNA harbors:
- the LOC125303302 gene encoding annexin A2-A-like, protein MALVSEFLGQLTLNIGGAEPTYPTVVPASDFDPDKDAARIETAIKTKGVDEQTITDILTRRTYNQRREIAFAYERRAKKDMITALKGALSGSLEALVLGLMKSTSQYDATEIKSSIKGLGTDEETLIELVCSRSRSELVEIKSVYKELFKKDLEKDVAGDTSGEFRALLLALVEAKRDEPSTVVDYEKIDEDARALYEAGVKRKGTDVKTWISIMSERSVPHLQKVFDRYKSYSPYDMQESIRKEVKGDLEKSFLTLVQCFENKQLYFASRLAEAMKGKSAKDKVVTRIMVSRCEVDLMKIRSEFKKQQGKSLYQTIAEHTKGDYQRALLTLCGGDD, encoded by the exons ATGGCTCTGGTATCTGAATTCCTGGGACAGCTCACCCTGAATATTGGG ggAGCTGAACCCACCTACCCTACTGTGGTTCCTGCCTCTGACTTCGACCCTGACAAGGATGCTGCCAGAATTGAGAccgctatcaaaacaaagg GGGTGGACGAGCAGACTATCACCGACATCCTGACCAGACGCACATACAACCAAAGGCGAGAGATTGCCTTTGCTTATGAGAGGAGAGCCAAGAAG gatatgATCACTGCCCTGAAGGGGGCGCTATCTGGCTCTCTGGAGGCACTGGTCCTGGGTCTTATGAAGAGCACATCACAGTATGACGCTACTGAGATCAAATCATCCATCAAG GGTCTCGGGACCGATGAGGAGACTCTGATTGAGCTCGTCTGCTCCCGGAGCAGATCAGAGCTTGTGGAGATCAAGAGCGTCTACAAAGAAC TTTTCAAGAAGGATCTGGAGAAGGATGTGGCTGGAGACACGTCAGGCGAGTTCCGGGCACTCCTGCTGGCCCTCGTGGAG GCCAAGAGAGATGAGCCAAGCACTGTGGTAGACTACGAGAAGATCGATGAAGATGCCAGA GCTCTGTACGAGGCTGGCGTGAAGAGGAAAGGCACTGATGTGAAGACCTGGATCTCCATCATGTCTGAGAGGAGTGTCCCTCACCTGCAGAAAG tgttTGACAGGTACAAGAGCTACAGCCCGTATGACATGCAGGAGAGCATCAGGAAGGAGGTGAAGGGGGACCTGGAGAAGTCCTTCCTCACACTGG TTCagtgttttgaaaacaaacagctATACTTTGCCAGCAGACTCGCCGAAGCCATGAAG GGCAAATCGGCGAAGGACAAAGTCGTGACCAGAATCATGGTCTCCAGATGCGAGGTGGACCTGATGAAGATCCGCTCTGAGTTTAAGAAGCAGCAGGGCAAGTCTCTGTACCAGACCATCGCT GAACACACTAAGGGTGACTACCAGAGGGCCCTGCTGACCCTGTGTGGAGGAGATGACTAG